From a region of the Zingiber officinale cultivar Zhangliang chromosome 10B, Zo_v1.1, whole genome shotgun sequence genome:
- the LOC122029070 gene encoding uncharacterized protein LOC122029070, which produces MSLPFPQQQQQFQPPPPPVVYSVPYRSHGSGSVGPVIAVLAVIAVLGVIAGLVGRLCSGRTVMGYGHYDLEGWFERKCASCIDGRLAASAPPPRPSANGTDAQPPPPEAPQQAKQTERRADASTEATES; this is translated from the coding sequence ATGTCGCTCCCATTcccgcagcagcagcagcagtttcagccgccgccgccgccggtggTGTACTCGGTTCCGTACCGATCCCACGGCAGCGGCTCTGTCGGGCCGGTGATCGCGGTCCTTGCGGTGATCGCTGTGCTGGGCGTGATCGCCGGGCTCGTCGGCCGCCTCTGCTCCGGCCGGACCGTGATGGGCTACGGACACTACGACCTGGAGGGGTGGTTCGAGCGGAAGTGCGCCTCCTGCATCGACGGGAGGCTGGCGGCGTCGGCGCCGCCTCCGAGACCGAGCGCTAACGGAACCGACGCACAGCCACCGCCGCCCGAGGCACCACAGCAAGCGAAACAGACAGAGCGGCGGGCGGACGCCTCGACGGAGGCGACGGAGTCGTGA